The genomic region CCACCACCACACACCTGCTTCTCCTAAGCTTCGCACAGCTGTACTGTGGGGCCCAGGGACAGTTGTGAACAAGTGACCAGTTGTTCCAGAGAGCAGAGTGAGAACACTAACGCATCAGAGACGGCGCAGGGAAAGGAAACTCACTGGATTATTTCCATGTTTCCTCTCCCAAAGCAGAAAAAGCACCAGGTCCTCCCCAACACCTGCACGTTTTCCTGGGGCGTACGAGGCCTATTTGCATATTCAAATCAGGCTCACAACTCTCCATTGTTAGATCCTGAAGAGTTGGATTCTTCACAGAACCTAGCTGGTCTCTACCCCCTCCCTCATCATCAGCTTTTACCAGGAAGGAACATCCCAGGCAGGGGTTTGCTCCCAGCAGGTAGCGACCTACAGGCCAAATATTTCTCCTGATCGTTTCAGCTTTTGAGTCAACACTCTTCCTTCCAGTAACACAATTTGGCCTTTTATGCCTCCCAATCGCTTCCCAAACACTCAGCTGTTCCAACTCACACCCCCGATGGAAGTAAGGAAGTATTGCTCTTTGCCTTTTAAAGACAGGGAAACTCAGCTAGACAGGCAGCCTGGCCCTCATCTCACTTACACTTCAGTACTTTACACTGCCCTCAGCAAGAGAAGAGGCAGGCCTCGAGTTCAGGGACTTTCTCAAGGTCACACTGAGTTAAGTGGCACTCCAGGGTTCCTGGTACTCAGTCCCATGCTCAGTACTCTAGACCACATTGCCTTTGAGGTCAAGGGCCCTTCTGCTCTGTAACCACCCCAGTCTGCGATCTGGCCTCTTCAGCTCACACAGGGCTCACGAACATGCCAAGAGACCAGTTGTTTTGACCCCAAAAGGTCAATTGCTGCAGGAACTTGAGGCCTTAGCACAAAGACCTTCAGCTCAAGCTGGCCTGGCTTCTCTCTCACCACTGGCCATTGAGCACAACTCCATTCCTCCTCCGTGGCTCATGCCCAAAGTAGGAGCAGAAGTTTCTCTGGCCCCCCTTATGCCCTCATCGTGCTCTCTCCTCACCTGGGCAGAGAAATCAATCAGCTTCGGGAGAGGCTGCTTGTTGCCTTCATCGCTTTTCAGGAAATCCAGCAAACTGCCTGCAAAGGGCATGACAGGAAAGTGGTCAGGGCCTGGCCAGCATGTTCTGTCCGTCGCCAAGCCCCTGGGTCACGGCCTGCAAACTTAGCGCGCTGCCCACGTCTGCTCAGGGAAACGCAGAGGGGACCACTACAGAACCAGCCTCCCAGGAGCGATTTCTCAATCCTGCACATccccagtgctgcagccagaagGATTCAGGCAGAAGATGGGACATCTCATGCTCTGATCCGTGAGATGTGTCTCCTGCCTCCTTTCTGCATGCCCGTGGAGTGGGGTTagtctggggggaggaggagtgctaGCTCGACTCCATGGGTTTCTCATGCTTCTTGCCttttcctttgttctcttcctGTCATTTCCCATGCTCCTTCCCTCTTTCCTGGCAACAACTGTTATCACATACTTCCAGCCATGAACCGTATCCTGGCCAACTGCACGTGGGCAATGCACTCCTCCCAGACCGAGGGACAGCATGTGTGGAGGGGTATGGGCAAACCGTGTCTGCCTGGAGCTGCCAAGGAGCATACCTTGCCTACCCCCAGGAGGGCCCTGAACAGCGTTACCACCTGGTATTAGTGTACTCGGGGCTccacctctccttctgccccagagGCAGGTCAGCTGGGGGGGGAAGTTACCTTTCTCCATGAATTCAGTGATGATGTAGATAGGCTCTTCCTTGGTCACCACCGCGTGCAACTTCACCAGCTTGTCATGCTGCAGGCTCTTCATTAGGTTTGCTTCTGCCAGGAAAGCTTCCACTGACATGCTCCCTGGCTTCATGGTCTTCACCGCTACTTTGGTGTGTTTGTTGTAGGTGGCTGGAAAGGATAGGAGGACACTAGGATGCTTCAAGGCCATTCCCAACCAGCCTGGGGCTGCTGACATCACTAGCTGCTTTGAGAGCAAAACTGAACAGGGCTTCCTCTCTTCCAGTGGCCATGGCCCTATCCCACTCTGCACAGTCACAGATCAGTCCTGTTCTAGTTACAGCTCAGGAACCTGATGCAGGTGCTAGCACCCCTGAGGCTGCTCATCTCTCTTCCTCCACCCACAGTGACTCAACCCCTCTCAATTCGCACCGAGGCTTCTCTGCCCTGGGAGATCATTAGATTTCACAGGCATGACCCTGGTTTGTATGGACACAGTTGCTACATGAAGGCTGGTGGCTAGACATATCCTTCAGTGCTCTTCCACCTGcacctggcccagccctgagaggcaaatcataggagaaagaaaagcaaaatttgGTTTCATATATCCAATTATTCAAATCCTCCCTTCTCTGCAGCTAGAGAGATCATTTATTTACCTGCCTCCTTTCAGTGGCCTCCCTTCCTCATTGCCTACTATATCCCTCACCTCTTGCCTTCAGAGCCCCTTCATCATTACCTCTTCTGTCTTCCCTTTCCCCTTGACCCCCAATCCTTGCTCTTACCCATCCAGACTTCTCCAAATTGCCCAGCTCCCAGcttcttctccagcttcagggatTCCCGGGGGATTTCCCAGGCATCTTTCTCCCAGGGTTTCTGTGGCTTTGGCGCAGCGCAGGGGAAAGTGAGCTTCTGGCACAACCCATCACTTTGGTCTGAAAAAAGAGGAACAAGATCTACCAATCAGGATCAGTCTGTTCTGCCAGGCAGGATGAGTCCGGGCTACAAAGCTCTGTGCCAGCGTTTCAGCAGGTGAGCAGCTCCTCTCAGGCTAGTAATAGCATAAGGGCCAGTGTAGATGCAGGGGTTTTCACCACACGCAGGATTTCACGACTCACATAGCAGCCGGCCACATAAATAATGCCATTCAGTCCAGCCCTAAGGGCTGGTTTTGCTTTAATGGGATAAATGTTCATCTGCATGGCATGTGACCTCCAGTGCAAAGTCCCCCCTATGCACTAAGTAGGAACAGGTCAGGAAGCTTCCCCACAGTGCCCGGCATCCTGGGATTTTGGAGTCCGGGGAGCACAAGCCACTTCTGGAGCGTAGGAAAGTTTCTGACGGTGCCGCTCTCCAAGCCTCTGCTCCTGCGTGCAGATTGCTAGGTATGGGGGTAGTTTGGGGATGTGGACACCTGCTGCTAAGAACTGGACTGCAGCCAGCAAACTTATGTCCTAGAGCATCCAACCGACTGTCAAGCATGAACAATTTGCAGGCACCAATGACCAAGGCTGGATTCAAAGCAGTAACCTAGAGGTAGAAGAATCTGTAACGGATAGACAGCCCCTAAAACGAAGGAAAGAAACCAGGAACGGAGCCCTGACgggcagagagagggacagaggtAGCAGGAGCGAGGAGATGCTGCAGAGAGACAAGGCTCCAGGGAAGCCGCCCACCCATGGCAATAGCAAGGCAGCCCGGGGGCGGCAGTGTGTACGAGCAGCACTTTCTCTGTGAAGGACCCAGCACGGGTGACATAGGACTCACTCTGATAGTGGCTGACCAGATCCTGGAGCGTGGCAAAGCTGTTCCGAGGGGAGATGTAGAAGCCACCGCTGTCCAACGTCCGGATCTTATAGTGCTTCACTGTGTCTCCATTTTGGGGATCAAAGTCTCTCACAGACAAGGAGTAGCTCCCTGATTCAAGAGACAGACATGCAAATGGAGACTCCAGGGGTATTGGCAGGCCCTGTTGAAAGCGGGTAGCTACAGGCTCCTTGTTCTGTAGCGCTTCCACACTTGCACAGGTTACCCCCGTAATGCCAGCCTGAGCTCCCCTCCACGACACCACTGCCTCCTAGTGTGGACTGCCCATGCCACAGCGACCTCCTCACCATGCAACCCAGCTCAATGCTGCCAAGGGCAGCTAGCTCAACAGCCTGCAGCCGTGCCCAAGGGAAAGCAGCTCTGCTAACcgctcctcccttctcccctaaGTGCCCGCATCCCTTTGTCTGTTGTAGGGATTTCCAGAAGCATGGTGGTGGGATTTCTAGGCTGACACTCAACCCCTTACACAAGGAAGAGTTTGCAATGGGCTTGTTTATTGAAGCACTGAGCTGAGAAGCGGATAAACTCTGCCCTCCCCGATCATCCGCTCTTCCTCAAGGGGCGTGTCAAATGGGGTCATTTCCTGCAAGCCTACCCCTCCCACATGGATTAGATTATTTTGCAACATTGTGGGTGACAGCAATACATTAGCAGAACTAACCTTATGTTCTGGTAGCAAGAGGAACCGAGTTAGACACCCAGCGCAGAGAGGGACTGGCAAGGGGGAAACTTTCAGACCGTTGTTCATTCCCTGCCTGATAACTGCTGCTTTGTCTGGATCAGGatcacccacccccacccaacctcCTCCTGCCCTGTCCCAAACAGCAGAGGCCTTCAATTCCACAAGGGGCAGCaccccctctgctgcccccttcATTACCTCGGGTTGTCTCGCTGTCCCGGATCATGAAGGACCCAATCATATTCCCCGGAGCGAGGAGGTGACGCTCTGCATCTTTCCGGCTGACTCCTTTGAAAAACCACCTGTAGGGTGAAACCAGAGctgacccctgcccccccgcgCTGAGCACGCAGGTGGGTTCccaggctttctgcttctcagacaTTCCTGAAACTCTGCCCACTTAAGCCTTTCCAGGACAGACTCAAGCTGAGGGTGACGGTGAGTCAGGGGAGACTGTTGGACAAGCAGCCTGCTTTGCCATGGTGTTTCTACAACACAGCACTGATTGTCAGGGTCATTCATGTGACATGGCAGTTACAGCTCCCATGTCTCCAtcactgggctgcaaagacccaaCCCCCCATTACCTATGCTTTGGGGACTCACCATGGCGTCTATGTCATGCCTTTCAAATGGATCTCCCTGGCACACAGGAACAGGAAGGAGGCTTCCTGGGTGATCTCTCCCCCTGGCCTCActttctcctctggactctgaaCAGCCAGGTCAGGGCCACAAAGGGTTGTGGGGCTGGAGTCCACATTTAACTATCCCTTCGGCACTCCGGGCATTCCCAGCCCCCTGAAGGAGTGCGTGGTGGAGAGAGACCAGGGCAGAATTAGGGCAACTCATTCTGTGGGGTGtatggggaagggcagggaaagcTTATGGTTCCcatgaaggaggagaaggagtcTGTGGGGaagtgggaagcagagactctggTGGCCAGCCCCAGGTCTGTCTCTAGGCAGGAGAAGAGTTTAACCTTCCTGGAGATGCAGCAAGCAGAAGCAGAAGATCAGCAGAACAGAAATGGGAAGGTTACGCCCGAAAAGGCAGCGAACGGCAGACACGATGGGCAGCGGAGTGCAGGTTATTCAGCTAAAGAGGGATCTCTGAGGTTATCCCTGCACAGAGATCCTGCCCCACCCAAATGAATGGCAGACTCACTCTTCTGTCTCCAGGGAGTTTACCCGGGCAACGTAGTTACTAGGGATGTAGCCTTCTTGCCCAGTCAGCGCCTTTGCTCTCCACCACTCTCCTGACCTGAGGAGAGACAGACATGACATTGCTCCCATCACCCGACATTGCAATGGGAGTCTGAAGTGCATTTCCGTCCTCCCTACCCCCCAAAGGCAGCACTTCTAAGGCATCTCTGATGCTTCACTCCAGGCCAGGCAGCCTTGTAGCAGAGGAAACTTTACAGGCTCATAAGCCTAGAGAAGAGTAATCACAGGGAATAAGCCTTCAAGGCTCCCCAGTACCCACAGAGCCAGCTGCCAGGTGCTCAAGAAAAACAGGCTAGTCTTATGCCGTCACTCATTGAGCCTCAATGCCTTCCACTCCCGCAGCCAGGGAGCCGGGGTGCCGGGGCTGCACTTACTTCTCCAGGACCTTCAGCTGGTCTCCTTTTTGGAAGCTCAGGTCGTCACTGTGTATCGCTTCATAGTCATACAGGGCCAGGACGATGTAGTCATCGGAGCCTGCAGGGAGGAACACACACCCCGTCCCTCAGAACGGCAGAAGAGCTTCTCCTGGCCACagatagtggggtggggggaagcagttgACTCAGACGCAAGACACCCTCACCCCTCTCTGTCCACAGGTCACGGGGACCCTTCCATTATTCCAGTGGATCCTTCACCTGGAGGGGCGACTGGCTGTGGCCCCGGGAATTCAGCTTCCATGCACATTCAGTCCTGGCTGACCCCACACTGTTTCCCCTGATGGATTCCAACCCTGACTAGCCAGGATCAGGCCCCTCTGGTGGGTCCTTCCGTATTCACCCAGCCAACCCCATTATAACAGCGGAGTCCCCTCCACTCGAATAGAAAACACAAAGCCAACAGCAAAGCGCTCGTCTCCTTCACAGTAACGTACACACTCAcgccttccctccccacacacaaacacactcatgcacagcaggggcagggactgcAGACCTGGGGGAGGTCCCATGGGGGGATAAGGATTTATGTACCTGTCTGTTTTCAAGTTTTTGATGAGCTTGGGATATGCCTGAGCATCCAGAGGCACAACACTGAGACTATTACAGTCACTGGCACCCAGGACCCAAGCGGAATCCGAACCCAAGTTCTCAAAGGTGAAAGGCTGGTGTATTACACGCAACACTCAGACAGCTCGTATCAGGGAGGGGTCCAACCAGGGCACCGGAACAGATCCTCTGCTCTCGGGGAGTTTGAACCAGATCTGAAGCCTGCAGCTCACATTCATCTCCTACGCTCACTCTAACACAGCTGCCTGCAGATCATATTTTATACATACCATCTGCTGTGTGGGGCTGAGTCGTGCTGGAGGCGTTATTGCTCTGGAAAGCAAGACGGGGAGGGGAACGGTTAGAGTATGAAGTCCCCAGACATCACACAGACCAATCGCTCCCCTGCGGAATGGAGATGGGCCATGGACGGCACTGGAGACCACCTGGAGAGGACATACTTAGGGAGACTGggctcagcagagctgggagttaaACCATGAAAGTCTGGATGGACAGCGGAATGGAGCACACGCTCTTGTGGGGTGCCACAGCCGTCACCCCCAGCAGGACAGCCCATTATGGATGACGAACTcctgcaatatttatattctctCTTTAACCCATTCACTGCTGACCTCTAGTGGAACCATGACCTTCATCTCCTCCTCAAGTGTCTTCCTCCTTCTCTGaccccttcctctctttttcattCTCCATTAGCTTCTTCATTTCCATCAGCTTACCCTCTTGCCTGACCCCAGAAGGATTGCAATACATTTGCATTCCCAACCCAGAATAAACCAGCATTATCCCCCAAGCCACAGGCACAGTGACCGGTGACAAGTAGACTTCTTCTGGTGTGCTGGTCCCAGATGCCCCAAGAGCAGGTTATCCTACTGCCTAGGTCAAATCCAAACAGAAACATTGGCTGGTGGTGGGGAAAGAGGTTCCATAGCTCCCTTTTCTCTCCTTTAATGGCTGGATCTTGCACCTCATTTCCCTTTACCCCTGGTCTTGACCCATCGGTAAATACAACAGCAGCAGGACCTTCCCTAGCGCTCAGAAAGGAATTTCCACTGACATTCCCACTTACTTTCTTGTTAGTGGATGTGGGGTCTTTCACATAGTGGGGCTGCAGGAAATTAGGGCTAGAATCAGCTTTGAAGTCCTTGCTGTGCACTCTGGCATCCTTGGATTTCACACAGCCCATCCTGCAgtggaaagaagagaaagaaagatagTTTCTCTGGCTCAGTGCTGCACAGAAAGGAAATAACTTTAACACTGACAAACCCATGTTCACGCCTACATAGCCATCAGCACACCCTATTAGGCCCCCACTCATCTAGCCTGCTCGgtcaccagcagcagccagtacCAAGTGCTGGAACCCCAAAATGAACAATGACAGAAAAACCAGCCCAGAGGAAAATCCCTCCCTAACCCCAGGCAGTTCGCGGTTGGCTTACATAATACAGCAGGATTATTATCATGACTACTTCCAAAGGAGCCCAAAGACATGGTAGAAACTTCCCCAAAAGGAAGGAATCTTgaccccaaggagcttacaaaaTAACATTAGACAGGACTCaaagagaggaagggggaggcgtGAGGGGTCTCAGCAGGAGGATATTGTGGTTACTCAGGAAGGGCTAGAACATCATGGTGAAACTAGGAgatgtttttaaatttgttttattcagAGAAAAGAGAGGTCTGAGTTGGTGAATCTCACGAGGGCATCACAGCGAAGAGGGGCCTGAAGGAAGGACATGATGGAGGAGAATTGGGGGCCTTGCAGCCCGAGCGTGCCATGCCTAGGGAGCACAGGAGGCACCCGGAGACAGCTGGGGGAGAAGTGACAAATGGCATATGGAGGCCAGCACCactggctgtgtgggggaggcagggagtgaGGATACCCTGGCTCGCAGGGCGGAGAGACAACTCCTCAAACAGCCACAATCACAGCCCTAGCAGCGTGCTCCCGGACATGGCCACTGGCACTGCCCACTTGGGAGGACCTTTGGGGACTGAGATACCAACAAGCCAAACACCAGGGCTTCTACTCAGACAAGACCCCCACCGGCCCAGATCCTGAGCGATGCTGAGCAGCCGCAGTGCCTATCAGCTTGCAGTGTGAATCGCAATCGCACAGCACCGCTGCGGATGCAGCCCTTTGAATTCAGTGCGAGTTCCCCTCAGTGAGGGTGGTAGGACTTGGCCAGATAATGATAATccttgttaagaaaaaaaaaagtctggtggCCAAAAGTACCCTCCAAACACTAGTTAATCTGCAcccctgtgtgggagggaaggacaCGCCAAGGTTGATCTCGTGAACACTCCAACGCCCACGAGAGtaacaggtgctcagcactctggAAATTAGTCTGCAAGTCACCTGCTCTGCCACACGCATCCCCCTTGCGGCAGTGCCTGGGCTCGACCCTGCTTCTCCCACTCCACAGCTCAGCAAACTGCATGGGACTTTCTGGGCCTCAGAGTCCGGGGAAGTCAAAACTGTATTCCCTGTCTCGTTCGTCCAAGCTATCCCCGTGACTGTACGGCCTTACTCCAGGCTCACTGCTGTATGCTCAGAGTCTTCATCTCACTTGAACTGCATGCTATTTTGAATCATATTTCATCAAAGACAGCCGCGTTGTGGCTGCGGCCACAGCCTTGAGGCAGTAGAGTAGCTGATTAACTGTGTTTTAAATAGACATAGGGCCTGAGCCACAGAATTCAGATGCAGGCCAAGATGTCCCCACAGTTCAAGGACTTTCACGCCAAGGGCTCAGTGTTGGTCTATTTGTGCAACGGTGTTGGATCTAAAATTTGCATCAAAACCAATGGCTGGGGGCTTGCTTAAAAAGAAAACCTCAATGTAAAATGTCATTAATGTTTcatgtccctcctgcccccacctgcaAGGTCTTTCCACAAGTCAGGATTTCCAGGCGTCGTGCTGTAATAACTGGGGTCCAGCAGGGCTATCACCACAGGAGTgacgttctggaacagccttcccagggaagcagtgggggcataAAACCTGACTTGTgataagactgagcttgataagatGATGATGGGGATGGTAAGATgggatgggccacatgccattgcaggcaatctgtgactgctagtagcaaataccCCCAACGGCTGgagatggggcactagatggggagggctcgtagttaccacagagaattctttcccaggtgtctgactgCTGGATCTTGGCTGACaggctcagggtccaactgatggccatatttggggtgaggaaggaatttccccccagttcagattggcagagacctttcctctgcagcatggggcccgggtcacttgcaggtttaaactaaactagagtaaatggtggattctctgtaacttgaagtctttaaaccatgatttgaggccttcagtgactcagccagaggtcagGGGTCTGTGACAGGAGtggggaggtgaggtgaggttctgtggcctgcgatgtgcaggaggtcagactagatgatcatgatggtctgttctggccttaaagtctactCCAACTGTGAGCTCAATAGTTGGAAAGTGGGTGAAGGTTTCTAAGCTGTCACAATGACTGTAAGCAGAAGGGGTGCAAACAGGAGATTAGTTCTAACAAAAAGGTCTCCTGACACCATGCAAGCACCGTGTTGACGTCATGACTGGTAAAGAGAAGAACGGAACAGGACATCAGTGGTCCAAAACTAGTGCATCAGACATTAATCCTAACTGGGGGACAAAATAAcaaggggatgggctattccaccaaTCACTCTCTTGTGGGGGCTGTAAAAAGACACTTTGGGGAGAACCAAAATGAGAAGGGTAGACTGACTGAACGCACCATCCTGGCTACTACCCTCAcaatctcctgggaccccagaatCCTCCAACGACATTgccacctcccccagctcccactaAATCCCATCCACCACTTGGAACGTGAGCACCGCTCGCGTCAGGCCAGAGGCTGTTCCAGCAccgttttttttctttaagagccAGAATGGCGTTCTGCTACTTCTGCTGGTCCTCGGCCAGGTAGCTCCTTTCCCCTCTCCAGCAGGGGAGCAAGGGGGCTGGAGCCACCAGGAGCCCGGGCATGTTGGGAGCCAGGTGGCAGGGCCACTCCGAGAGCAGCACACCATCCCCAgatcctctctgctccctcccagggcctcctgcTGCCCTGTATTGGAGCACTTATTTATTGTTTTAGGACTGTAGCACGGAATGTGAGACTTGGGTTCCTGCTACCACCCCTCCCTcctgtggccttttccttccccactttatttcttctccttcctctctctctctccttttgccttctgtttaatgGGAGTCTGGCTCAGGCCAGCCAAGACAACTGCatcttttgcaacactgctgtgagcctgGGACCAGTAGAGCTAAAAGCAGTGCCTTCAACAGCCTGGCattggtacaagtttgccaggtctccaAGTGGCTGTTAAGATCACGTGCTGGGCCAGCGTTCTCTAGCCATAAGAGTGCAAGTAAGAGTCTGCACCGGAGACAGATGttgcattttctgtctttgctgttcTGTTCTCTCcactcttgtgtgtgtgtgtcttgttttATCTTGCAGGAAACAGGGccggactttaacagcagcagcagctccagaccAGTTCAACTCTCTGTTGCTCTTTTCCCCAGAAAGGACtcagtggtagcca from Natator depressus isolate rNatDep1 chromosome 13, rNatDep2.hap1, whole genome shotgun sequence harbors:
- the HCK gene encoding tyrosine-protein kinase HCK yields the protein MGCVKSKDARVHSKDFKADSSPNFLQPHYVKDPTSTNKKSNNASSTTQPHTADGSDDYIVLALYDYEAIHSDDLSFQKGDQLKVLEKSGEWWRAKALTGQEGYIPSNYVARVNSLETEEWFFKGVSRKDAERHLLAPGNMIGSFMIRDSETTRGSYSLSVRDFDPQNGDTVKHYKIRTLDSGGFYISPRNSFATLQDLVSHYQNQSDGLCQKLTFPCAAPKPQKPWEKDAWEIPRESLKLEKKLGAGQFGEVWMATYNKHTKVAVKTMKPGSMSVEAFLAEANLMKSLQHDKLVKLHAVVTKEEPIYIITEFMEKGSLLDFLKSDEGNKQPLPKLIDFSAQVAEGMAFIEQRNYIHRDLRAANILVSATLVCKIADFGLARIIEDNEYTAREGAKFPIKWTSPEAINFGSFTIKSDVWSFGILLMEIVTYGRTPYPGMSNPEVIRALERGYRMPRTENCPEELYDIMMRCWKTKPEDRPTFEYTQSVLEDFFTATESQYQHQP